The Thaumasiovibrio subtropicus genome window below encodes:
- a CDS encoding beta-N-acetylhexosaminidase, producing MSSPKYGLSVTVLENKKGDLRVGCTLANTSGIALNDFQLVFNLSRELVPEKLVNCELVSQVGSYCVLSPLTDTNLAVGESWYFELCSPTEKIDSLMEMPIGINVLSQGEYFPVALSAHNLNEPQSLDLGSVSLPNAQVGVVPQPASMTLTEGVFQVPMNLFASIDEAVADCQIETSLAWFNQQLPIAISVDRTNTLPLAKVFFEKQPLADEGYGIQIQPAKITLSAQSQAGFFYALVTLAQLLQQTPYALPCQCIEDEPRFGYRGHMLDCARHFHTVDTVKEQIDQMAWLKMNRFHWHLTDDEGWRVEIDAYPELTQVGAWRGVDEVLAPQFGSGPNRYGGYYSKAEIREVVAYAAARNIMVIPEIDVPGHARALVQALSAHLVEPDDHSQYISIQQYRDNVVNPALPETYTVLRTILDEVCELFPSPYIHLGCDEVPEGVWTDSPAALAQCEALGLESVRDLQGILLAELQAYLANKGRKVVGWEELIQGDKVTKEAVICSWRGVEAGIDAANRGYGVVMSPAQFTYFDLAWHRGIAEPGVLWAGHLNLETVYGYEPLEGELISGALSNILGVQSQMWTEYVTTPQQLHYLTYPRLFALAEVAWSHAESKDWLHFLSRLPYQLQRLESARIAYRSLDNAYTLETSSC from the coding sequence ATGTCTTCGCCAAAATATGGTTTATCTGTCACGGTACTTGAAAATAAAAAAGGTGATCTTCGTGTGGGTTGTACCTTAGCGAACACGAGCGGCATCGCATTGAATGACTTTCAATTAGTGTTTAATTTATCTCGTGAGCTTGTCCCTGAAAAACTCGTTAACTGTGAGTTGGTGTCGCAGGTGGGATCGTATTGCGTGCTATCACCGTTAACCGATACCAATCTTGCCGTAGGTGAATCCTGGTATTTTGAACTCTGCAGCCCAACCGAGAAGATCGATAGCCTGATGGAGATGCCGATAGGCATCAATGTATTGTCTCAAGGCGAGTATTTCCCGGTCGCGCTTAGCGCGCACAACTTAAATGAACCTCAGTCGTTAGATCTTGGCTCGGTCAGCTTGCCAAATGCGCAAGTGGGTGTGGTGCCGCAACCTGCCTCGATGACATTAACCGAAGGGGTGTTTCAGGTACCGATGAACTTGTTCGCCTCGATTGATGAAGCGGTTGCTGATTGTCAGATTGAGACCTCATTAGCTTGGTTTAATCAGCAGCTACCTATTGCGATCAGTGTCGATCGCACTAATACCCTCCCGCTTGCAAAAGTGTTTTTTGAAAAACAACCGTTGGCTGACGAAGGGTATGGCATTCAAATTCAGCCAGCGAAGATTACACTTTCTGCGCAAAGCCAAGCCGGTTTCTTCTATGCGTTGGTGACGTTGGCCCAACTGCTTCAGCAAACACCGTATGCGTTGCCTTGCCAATGCATTGAGGACGAGCCTCGATTTGGTTATCGCGGTCACATGCTAGATTGTGCGCGTCATTTTCACACTGTTGATACGGTTAAAGAGCAGATTGACCAGATGGCATGGCTAAAAATGAACCGTTTTCACTGGCACTTAACGGATGATGAAGGCTGGCGAGTAGAGATTGATGCTTACCCCGAGCTTACTCAAGTCGGCGCTTGGCGAGGCGTTGATGAAGTGTTGGCTCCCCAATTTGGCTCTGGCCCGAACCGCTATGGTGGCTACTACTCAAAAGCTGAGATCCGTGAGGTCGTGGCCTATGCGGCGGCACGCAATATTATGGTGATCCCTGAAATTGATGTGCCGGGGCATGCGCGGGCACTGGTGCAAGCTTTATCTGCACATCTGGTAGAGCCTGACGACCATTCGCAATACATCTCAATTCAGCAGTATCGAGACAATGTTGTTAACCCAGCACTTCCCGAGACCTATACGGTGTTGAGGACGATCCTTGATGAAGTGTGCGAGCTATTTCCATCACCCTACATTCATTTGGGGTGTGATGAAGTACCGGAAGGCGTATGGACGGACTCGCCAGCGGCCCTCGCCCAATGCGAAGCGCTGGGCTTAGAAAGTGTTCGCGATTTACAAGGCATTTTGCTCGCGGAGTTACAAGCCTACCTAGCCAATAAAGGCCGTAAAGTTGTTGGCTGGGAAGAGCTAATCCAAGGCGATAAGGTGACCAAAGAAGCGGTCATTTGTTCGTGGCGAGGCGTTGAGGCCGGCATTGATGCGGCAAATCGTGGCTATGGGGTGGTGATGTCTCCAGCGCAGTTCACTTACTTCGATTTAGCGTGGCATCGAGGGATTGCTGAACCGGGTGTTTTATGGGCCGGGCACCTGAATTTGGAAACCGTCTACGGGTATGAACCATTAGAAGGTGAACTGATTAGCGGCGCACTGAGTAACATTCTCGGCGTACAGTCGCAAATGTGGACAGAGTACGTCACGACACCTCAGCAGTTACATTATTTGACTTACCCTCGACTCTTCGCCCTTGCTGAAGTGGCGTGGAGTCATGCTGAGAGCAAGGATTGGTTGCATTTTCTATCCCGACTTCCTTATCAACTG
- a CDS encoding polysaccharide deacetylase family protein: MQTYTRDAGYQFKLEEPLWLPGQISIWTFHHVLDKDALTKQIMPIPEVEIDVDKLEQLIVAFLNDGGQFLSLDAIESMERDPNVSYAVMTLDDGYLNNFDVALPLFEKYQVPACIYITTGYPDGEITDVWNTLNRFIFANETISYVFEGEVHQETCRSLAKKRQLLCRVYTLIETHIAGDDKLDFFAAMQGNRTPITLSRGMSWQQLEVLAAHPLITLGAHTIMHPSLPKLSDEALARELVLPKRRLEQKLGIRVDHFAYPYGHYSEREATAVRAAGYQTATTIDSAFISDFDTLNPYQIPRQYINANLAIIRPGALVLSSISEQLNAEPVVE; the protein is encoded by the coding sequence ATGCAGACTTACACGAGAGATGCAGGTTATCAATTCAAGCTGGAAGAGCCGTTATGGTTGCCAGGCCAAATCAGTATTTGGACTTTTCATCATGTGCTTGATAAGGACGCGCTTACCAAACAAATCATGCCTATTCCCGAGGTGGAAATCGATGTTGATAAGCTAGAACAACTCATTGTTGCGTTTTTAAACGATGGTGGACAGTTCCTCTCTCTTGATGCTATTGAGTCAATGGAGCGAGATCCAAACGTGTCCTACGCGGTAATGACACTTGACGATGGTTATCTGAATAACTTTGATGTCGCCTTACCCCTGTTTGAAAAGTACCAAGTGCCTGCTTGCATCTATATCACCACAGGATATCCAGATGGTGAGATCACTGATGTCTGGAACACGCTTAATCGTTTTATTTTTGCTAATGAGACGATTTCGTATGTGTTTGAAGGTGAAGTACATCAAGAGACGTGTCGCTCGCTTGCCAAAAAGCGCCAGCTCTTGTGTCGAGTCTATACCTTGATTGAAACGCATATTGCCGGGGACGACAAACTCGACTTTTTTGCGGCGATGCAAGGTAATCGCACGCCAATCACGCTATCCCGAGGTATGAGCTGGCAGCAACTTGAGGTGTTAGCGGCGCATCCTTTGATCACGCTCGGCGCTCACACCATTATGCACCCGAGTTTGCCCAAGCTCTCTGATGAAGCACTTGCGCGAGAACTCGTATTGCCTAAACGGCGCTTGGAGCAAAAATTGGGCATTCGTGTCGACCACTTTGCTTACCCCTATGGTCACTACAGCGAGCGCGAAGCAACGGCCGTGCGTGCTGCGGGATACCAAACAGCGACGACCATTGATAGTGCATTTATCAGTGATTTCGACACCCTGAACCCTTACCAAATACCAAGGCAATACATCAATGCCAACTTGGCGATTATTCGCCCCGGCGCCTTGGTGCTTTCGTCTATTTCTGAACAGCTTAACGCTGAACCCGTTGTTGAATAG
- a CDS encoding helix-turn-helix transcriptional regulator — translation MNTAWKSCLEVGQEVEQRYIGHDEADALKDQGIYLAGIIDAKGHYLRRQQTTDFTLLVYTLEGDGELLSPNGTQPIYEHSLSILPAGEASGLALAGERWQFAWLSLRHQAPWHFLRDLPLSVHGSAHVPTIYHLISALYAECRRDASQHLAHQQCAKLLLASVEASLQNQAQHDMVHVRLIKLFADVERQIQYPWTVEEMASRLHYSVPHFHRLCVKYLGSSPKQYVLKLKMDRARTMLLSRHYSVSQVASFLNYSETSAFSHSFKRYFGCSPAQI, via the coding sequence ATGAATACCGCGTGGAAATCATGCCTAGAGGTAGGGCAGGAAGTTGAGCAGCGCTATATCGGACACGATGAGGCTGATGCGCTTAAAGACCAAGGTATTTATCTTGCAGGCATCATTGACGCGAAGGGGCATTACCTTCGTCGCCAACAGACAACCGATTTTACTCTGCTCGTCTATACCCTAGAGGGAGATGGTGAACTGCTTTCCCCTAATGGCACACAGCCTATCTATGAGCATAGTTTAAGTATTTTGCCTGCTGGCGAGGCGTCAGGATTGGCGTTAGCCGGTGAACGTTGGCAATTTGCTTGGTTGAGCCTTCGCCATCAAGCGCCTTGGCATTTCTTACGCGACTTACCACTCAGTGTACATGGCTCAGCCCATGTACCCACTATCTACCATTTGATTAGCGCCTTGTATGCTGAATGTCGTCGCGATGCCTCTCAGCACTTGGCTCACCAGCAATGTGCGAAACTCTTGCTGGCATCAGTGGAAGCTTCCCTTCAGAATCAAGCCCAGCATGACATGGTGCATGTGCGCTTGATAAAACTGTTTGCCGACGTCGAGAGACAAATTCAATATCCGTGGACTGTTGAAGAGATGGCGAGTCGTCTTCACTACTCTGTGCCGCATTTTCATCGGTTATGCGTGAAGTATTTGGGATCAAGCCCAAAGCAGTATGTACTCAAGCTGAAGATGGATCGGGCGCGAACCATGCTATTGAGTCGCCACTACAGCGTATCTCAAGTTGCAAGTTTCTTGAATTACAGTGAGACAAGCGCGTTTTCACATAGTTTTAAACGCTACTTCGGTTGCTCGCCAGCGCAAATATAG
- a CDS encoding helix-turn-helix domain-containing protein, with amino-acid sequence MTHYTAPAAIISTLLAIGVCQSSLFAIFMYRRSQSLLGLWLTLFSIEVGSKILLYANIAIPISQWFGFWFNFDLLYGPLLYLWIRNVVGKPISRGIVAAHLAPFFLFYAIYIPDVFVFSRLDFNAVLTNYLTHDQWLEFSPLIRTLQSITLWHPTAYTLLSLALVLKHRVQLAATNQYWLVVMVTLQIIMWVGVIGWLTWSPLPVALSFMASYLPTVVWINAIAYLNLSRLQITLSHPPHPVHNTDKEGQSEQPMPTQFTRNEIQPSKYRNTRLPKQEVTAIATQLDTTMKAGLYAQPRLNLNTLADSVALPSHHVSQVINEHFGCHFTDYVNHYRIEAIKLDLIEPKLQQTSILDIAIHHGFSSKSTFNNAFKKVTGITPSQYRKKQREEKV; translated from the coding sequence ATGACACATTACACAGCCCCTGCAGCCATTATTTCGACGTTACTTGCCATTGGTGTCTGCCAGTCCAGCCTGTTCGCAATATTTATGTATCGCCGCAGCCAGTCACTATTAGGCCTGTGGCTAACGCTGTTCAGTATCGAAGTCGGCAGTAAAATCTTACTTTATGCAAATATTGCGATACCCATTTCGCAATGGTTTGGGTTCTGGTTTAACTTTGATCTCCTATACGGACCACTATTGTATTTGTGGATTAGAAACGTAGTAGGAAAACCTATCTCTCGCGGTATCGTCGCTGCTCACCTTGCCCCTTTTTTTCTGTTTTATGCCATCTACATTCCAGACGTCTTTGTATTTAGCCGACTTGATTTCAACGCAGTACTCACTAACTATCTCACCCATGATCAATGGCTAGAGTTCTCCCCGCTCATTAGAACCTTGCAATCCATAACGCTATGGCACCCCACCGCCTACACTTTGTTATCACTCGCTTTAGTTTTAAAGCATCGCGTTCAACTCGCCGCCACTAACCAATATTGGCTCGTCGTGATGGTCACGTTACAAATTATCATGTGGGTCGGCGTCATTGGTTGGTTAACTTGGAGCCCGCTACCTGTCGCGCTCTCATTTATGGCCAGCTACTTGCCTACAGTCGTTTGGATCAATGCCATCGCCTATCTGAACTTATCCCGACTGCAAATCACCCTTTCACACCCACCTCATCCTGTTCACAACACGGATAAAGAGGGACAAAGTGAACAGCCAATGCCGACTCAGTTCACCCGCAATGAGATACAACCGAGTAAGTATCGAAATACGCGACTCCCAAAGCAAGAAGTCACAGCCATTGCGACCCAATTAGACACCACCATGAAGGCAGGCTTATACGCGCAACCAAGGCTTAACCTAAACACCCTTGCCGATTCAGTCGCCTTACCAAGTCACCACGTTAGCCAAGTCATTAATGAACATTTCGGTTGTCACTTTACTGACTATGTTAATCACTATCGCATTGAAGCCATTAAATTGGATCTGATTGAACCAAAACTTCAGCAAACCTCTATTCTCGATATCGCGATTCATCATGGATTTAGCAGTAAATCGACCTTCAACAATGCCTTTAAGAAGGTCACAGGGATCACGCCATCCCAATATCGGAAGAAACAGAGGGAAGAGAAGGTGTGA
- a CDS encoding cysteine hydrolase family protein has protein sequence MKQSNPTTKRLCIALTATWLAFTTMNTHADNGEFVPAYHHYVNVEAYTDFRPHNTAVMLIDAQKAYVPGTPDFWPSIYYPEYPIPPQNTDYDLGGKIARIAQIANKANERHFPTLITLEGDIDNHSPFIDSVANALPAETEHFFKSYFNATSEADIYAHLRSLQHQGIYQIIVAGAETDVCVLQTVLGLKAMGFDVYVASDAVFSTEVYAKPTFKRLQQAQVKLAETTQLLAALDGESKVVLSPRYAIKPRYNLYQGDRREMAALFFNQDAESIQFAEHDNRDAVQYRTRQWTNFVSYALTPASDVPAIHINAQHKRFAPHLKAAEQLQTVNYIDNAILSMITRGKSQAVISGVVSQPELLNAVIKLRNAGITPVILEDDLMGKKVDPITYLDTAYNLGAIPSTQKVTGYEITAAIQYRDLTQTEMEALMDMYNLSNNQTLTELMPRLR, from the coding sequence ATGAAACAGTCCAACCCCACAACGAAGCGCCTCTGTATCGCGTTAACGGCAACTTGGTTAGCGTTTACCACAATGAACACACACGCAGACAATGGTGAGTTTGTCCCCGCATACCACCATTACGTTAATGTCGAAGCCTATACAGACTTTCGCCCACATAACACTGCCGTGATGCTCATCGATGCACAAAAAGCGTACGTGCCTGGCACCCCTGATTTTTGGCCTTCGATCTATTACCCCGAATACCCCATCCCACCACAAAATACGGATTACGATCTCGGAGGCAAAATTGCTCGCATCGCTCAGATTGCCAACAAAGCCAATGAGCGACACTTTCCAACCCTCATCACGCTTGAAGGTGATATTGACAATCACTCGCCATTTATCGATAGCGTTGCAAACGCACTCCCAGCCGAGACTGAGCACTTTTTCAAAAGCTATTTCAACGCGACAAGTGAAGCGGATATTTACGCCCACCTTCGATCACTGCAGCATCAAGGGATCTATCAAATCATCGTTGCTGGTGCTGAGACCGACGTATGCGTCCTTCAAACTGTGCTGGGCCTAAAAGCCATGGGGTTTGACGTGTATGTCGCAAGCGACGCCGTATTCTCGACGGAAGTCTATGCGAAACCCACCTTTAAGCGTTTACAACAAGCACAAGTTAAACTCGCCGAGACTACGCAGCTGCTCGCTGCGCTAGACGGCGAAAGTAAAGTAGTACTGAGCCCACGTTATGCGATAAAACCTCGCTACAATCTTTATCAAGGTGATCGACGTGAAATGGCAGCACTCTTTTTTAATCAGGACGCTGAGAGCATTCAATTTGCTGAACACGATAATCGTGATGCGGTTCAATATCGTACTCGCCAATGGACCAACTTTGTTAGTTATGCACTCACCCCAGCAAGTGATGTCCCTGCCATCCACATCAATGCGCAACACAAGCGCTTTGCGCCCCACCTAAAGGCGGCGGAGCAACTCCAGACTGTCAACTACATAGATAACGCCATACTAAGCATGATAACGCGTGGAAAAAGCCAAGCCGTTATTTCAGGCGTCGTTAGCCAACCTGAACTATTGAATGCAGTGATCAAGCTCCGCAACGCGGGAATCACGCCCGTGATTCTAGAGGACGACTTAATGGGTAAAAAAGTCGACCCGATCACTTACTTGGATACAGCCTATAACCTAGGAGCTATCCCAAGTACTCAAAAGGTAACTGGCTATGAAATTACCGCAGCCATTCAATACCGAGATCTGACACAAACAGAAATGGAGGCTTTAATGGATATGTATAACCTTTCTAACAACCAAACGTTAACGGAACTGATGCCGAGGCTGCGATAA
- a CDS encoding EAL domain-containing response regulator has translation MSAPKFAIIDDDIKRASDLMENLQLEMATFSAVEASIQQFNPTDTFYFDDVCRCESACFIAMRVGGTDAMAIMRKLGERGYLGAVILLSEFDIRVTELASDLARSYNVHHLGTLSDCADRQEIHHLLEELKKYHTHLHITDSQVSEQALLDAISFHQIEPYYQPKLNAQTHRVTSIEVLARIVTPDSKFPIMPGQFIMAAEQHGLINLVTFQLVEKAVKAFPQILREFGEQCQLAINISPIQLEDLNFPNQLLAILEINHLKPQQFILEITEEYQIRTSNQLETLNRLRMLQFGTSLDDFGAGYTNIRQLRRLPFTEVKIDRSLISYIDNDRFSQLIVSTLNDLAKELNMGLVAEGIERPQEFQYLRQTHPEIALQGFLICKPQTIEGVIAWYQHWAFNHKRIQLYNE, from the coding sequence ATGTCTGCACCTAAATTTGCAATCATCGATGATGACATCAAACGCGCTTCAGACTTGATGGAAAACTTGCAGTTGGAGATGGCAACTTTCAGTGCCGTCGAGGCGAGTATTCAGCAGTTTAACCCAACTGATACGTTTTACTTTGATGATGTGTGTCGTTGCGAAAGTGCGTGTTTTATTGCAATGCGCGTGGGTGGAACCGACGCGATGGCGATTATGCGTAAGTTGGGCGAGCGTGGCTATTTAGGTGCCGTTATCTTGCTGTCAGAGTTTGATATTCGTGTCACCGAACTGGCCAGCGATCTGGCTCGCTCTTACAACGTTCATCATCTTGGCACCCTAAGTGATTGCGCTGACAGACAAGAGATTCACCATCTACTCGAAGAGTTAAAAAAGTACCATACACACCTGCATATTACCGACTCACAAGTGTCTGAACAGGCATTACTCGATGCCATCAGCTTTCATCAAATTGAGCCGTATTATCAGCCTAAGTTAAATGCTCAAACACACCGTGTGACCAGTATTGAAGTACTTGCCCGTATCGTTACTCCTGATAGTAAATTCCCGATCATGCCCGGTCAGTTCATTATGGCTGCGGAGCAGCACGGTTTGATCAACTTGGTGACATTTCAGTTGGTTGAAAAAGCGGTGAAGGCTTTCCCGCAAATTTTGAGGGAGTTTGGTGAGCAGTGCCAATTGGCGATTAACATTAGCCCGATTCAACTTGAAGATCTCAACTTTCCCAATCAGCTCTTAGCCATCTTGGAGATAAATCACCTCAAGCCGCAGCAATTTATACTCGAGATCACCGAAGAGTATCAAATTCGCACTTCTAATCAGTTAGAAACGCTTAATCGTCTTCGCATGTTACAGTTTGGCACCTCGTTGGATGACTTTGGGGCTGGGTACACGAATATTCGCCAACTACGACGTTTACCTTTTACGGAAGTAAAGATAGATCGCAGTTTAATTAGCTATATCGACAATGATCGCTTTTCACAGTTGATCGTTTCTACATTGAATGATCTTGCGAAAGAGTTAAACATGGGATTAGTCGCCGAAGGGATAGAGCGGCCACAAGAATTCCAGTATTTGCGACAAACGCATCCGGAAATTGCCTTGCAAGGCTTTCTCATTTGTAAACCACAGACGATTGAAGGAGTGATTGCGTGGTATCAGCACTGGGCGTTCAATCATAAACGGATACAACTGTATAACGAGTAA